The following coding sequences lie in one Blattabacteriaceae bacterium genomic window:
- the rplF gene encoding 50S ribosomal protein L6: protein MSRIGKLPITLPKGVIVKIEEERIKVIGKLGELSKEIPNNLQLSIEGEMLLVRRFSNNKKDRAFHGLFRALVNNMIIGVKEGFKKELELVGVGYRASARENILELNLGFSHNIIIKYPSEIKIEALTEKGRNPFIILTSYDKQLLGIVSSKIRSLRKPEPYKGKGIRYVGEIILRKTGKSA from the coding sequence ATGTCTAGAATTGGTAAGCTTCCTATTACACTTCCAAAGGGAGTTATTGTAAAAATAGAGGAAGAGAGAATAAAGGTTATAGGAAAATTAGGAGAATTATCTAAAGAGATTCCTAATAATCTTCAATTAAGTATTGAAGGAGAAATGTTGTTGGTTAGAAGGTTCAGCAATAACAAAAAGGATCGTGCATTTCATGGTTTATTTCGTGCACTTGTAAATAATATGATAATAGGCGTTAAGGAAGGATTTAAAAAAGAACTTGAATTAGTTGGAGTCGGATACAGAGCCTCTGCTAGAGAGAATATTCTGGAATTAAATTTGGGTTTTTCTCACAATATTATCATCAAATATCCTTCTGAAATAAAAATAGAAGCTTTAACTGAAAAAGGTAGAAATCCTTTTATTATTCTTACATCTTATGACAAACAACTTCTTGGAATAGTTTCTTCTAAAATTCGTTCCCTTAGAAAACCTGAACCATACAAAGGAAAAGGAATAAGATATGTTGGAGAAATTATTCTAAGAAAAACTGGAAAATCAGCTTAA
- the rpsS gene encoding 30S ribosomal protein S19 — protein MARSLKKGPFVFYKLIEKVLSNKKSGKKVLIKTWSRSSTIIPEFVGQTFAVHNGKKHIPVYITENMVGHKLGEFSPTRVFRGHSGSKTRTSKMKKLKK, from the coding sequence ATGGCACGTTCTTTAAAAAAAGGTCCGTTTGTATTTTACAAACTAATAGAAAAAGTTCTTTCAAATAAGAAATCTGGAAAAAAAGTTTTGATCAAAACTTGGTCTAGATCTTCTACAATTATTCCTGAATTTGTGGGTCAAACTTTTGCCGTGCATAATGGTAAAAAACATATACCCGTGTATATAACGGAGAACATGGTTGGCCATAAGTTAGGAGAGTTTTCTCCAACACGAGTATTTCGTGGTCATTCAGGATCAAAAACTAGAACTAGTAAGATGAAAAAATTAAAAAAATAA
- the rplC gene encoding 50S ribosomal protein L3: MKSIIGKNIGMTSLFDEQGRNIPSTVIEAGPCSIIQIKTLEKDGYSSIQLGFEDKKKKNISKSLLGHFKKANVSPKKKIAEFYVNKCDKLRLGEKITVNSFNVGEFVDVTGFSKGRGFQGVVKRHGFSGVGERTHGQHNRLRAPGSIGAGSDPSRVFKGVRMSGKMGNRRVTVKNLRILKIDLEKNLLIVKGSVPGTKYSYLIIKKYGG; the protein is encoded by the coding sequence ATGAAAAGTATAATAGGTAAAAACATTGGAATGACCAGTTTATTTGATGAACAAGGGAGAAACATCCCTTCTACAGTTATAGAAGCTGGTCCTTGCTCAATTATTCAGATAAAAACACTTGAAAAAGACGGATATTCTTCGATCCAATTAGGATTTGAAGATAAAAAGAAAAAAAACATCAGTAAATCTTTACTGGGACATTTTAAAAAAGCAAATGTCTCTCCTAAAAAAAAAATAGCAGAATTCTATGTAAATAAATGCGATAAATTAAGATTAGGAGAAAAAATTACTGTAAACTCCTTTAATGTAGGAGAATTTGTAGATGTAACTGGATTTTCCAAAGGAAGGGGCTTTCAAGGAGTTGTTAAGCGGCATGGTTTTTCTGGAGTGGGAGAAAGAACACACGGTCAACATAATAGACTTAGAGCTCCAGGATCTATTGGAGCAGGATCAGATCCTTCAAGGGTATTTAAGGGGGTTAGAATGTCTGGGAAAATGGGAAATAGAAGGGTTACAGTAAAAAATCTCAGAATACTAAAAATAGACTTGGAAAAAAATCTTCTAATTGTTAAAGGTTCAGTACCTGGTACTAAATATTCCTACTTAATTATTAAAAAATATGGAGGTTAA
- the rpsJ gene encoding 30S ribosomal protein S10 produces the protein MNKKIKIKLQSYDHILLDRYANKILKTALCSGSIIHGPIPLPTKKKIYTVLRSPHVNKKSREQYLLPKHRRYLEINANSITVEAMMKIELYSGVELEIKV, from the coding sequence ATGAATAAAAAAATTAAAATAAAATTGCAGTCATATGATCATATATTGCTAGATAGATATGCTAATAAAATTTTAAAAACTGCATTATGTTCTGGATCTATTATTCATGGCCCTATTCCCTTACCTACTAAAAAAAAAATTTATACTGTTTTGCGTTCTCCACATGTTAATAAAAAATCTAGGGAACAGTACTTATTGCCCAAACATAGGAGATATTTAGAAATAAACGCTAATTCAATAACTGTTGAAGCTATGATGAAAATAGAATTGTATAGCGGGGTTGAACTTGAAATTAAAGTTTAA
- the rplE gene encoding 50S ribosomal protein L5 codes for MNYFPRLKILYEEKIIPLLMEEFGYRSLMEAPRVKKVVLNQGLGASIYDKKILEHALKEITAIAGQKSVPCLSKRDESGFKLRKNVPIGCKVTLRHLKMYEFIDRLITVALPRIRDFNGVKTIFDGKGNYNMGILEQIIFPEIDIDHIKRISGMNITFVTSAKSDKEARFLLSFLGIPFKKK; via the coding sequence ATGAACTATTTTCCAAGACTTAAGATCTTATACGAGGAAAAAATTATCCCCCTTTTAATGGAAGAGTTTGGGTATCGTTCTTTGATGGAAGCCCCAAGAGTTAAAAAGGTGGTTCTTAATCAAGGACTCGGAGCATCTATTTATGATAAAAAAATTTTGGAACATGCTTTAAAAGAAATTACAGCGATAGCTGGACAAAAATCAGTTCCTTGTTTATCTAAACGGGATGAGTCTGGTTTTAAATTACGAAAAAATGTTCCAATAGGGTGTAAAGTTACTTTGCGTCATCTTAAAATGTATGAATTTATAGATAGGTTAATTACGGTAGCTTTGCCAAGGATTCGAGACTTTAACGGAGTTAAAACTATATTTGACGGAAAAGGAAATTATAACATGGGAATTTTAGAACAAATTATTTTTCCAGAAATAGATATTGATCATATTAAGAGAATATCAGGAATGAATATTACTTTTGTAACTTCTGCTAAAAGCGATAAAGAGGCAAGGTTTTTATTGTCTTTTTTGGGTATTCCTTTTAAAAAAAAATAA
- the rplB gene encoding 50S ribosomal protein L2 — protein sequence MSVKRLKPTTPSQRFKVLNSFKEITSWTPEKSLTKGIRKRGGRNNYGKMTIRNVGGGHKRKYRKIDYKRNKFGIPAIVKSIEYDPNRSSFISLLFYVDGEKRYIITTEGIHIGQKVISGKEITPKLGNAVPLSKIALGALISCIELNPGKGAVIARSAGSYAQLSAKEGKYATVKLPSGEIRRILASCLATIGSVSNSEHQLVKSGKAGRSRHLGRRPRVRGVAMNPVDHPMGGGEGKASGGLPRSRKGLYSKGLRTRSIRYQKYFTNKK from the coding sequence ATGTCAGTAAAAAGACTTAAACCAACGACTCCATCTCAGAGATTTAAAGTCTTGAATAGTTTTAAAGAAATCACTAGCTGGACTCCAGAAAAGTCTCTAACTAAAGGAATCCGAAAGAGGGGAGGGAGAAATAATTATGGGAAAATGACTATTCGTAATGTTGGGGGAGGGCATAAGAGAAAATATAGGAAGATTGATTATAAAAGAAATAAATTTGGAATTCCTGCGATAGTGAAATCTATTGAATATGATCCTAATAGATCTTCTTTTATATCTTTATTATTCTATGTTGATGGAGAAAAAAGGTATATTATTACTACGGAGGGTATCCATATTGGACAAAAAGTCATCTCTGGAAAAGAGATTACCCCTAAATTAGGAAATGCTGTTCCTTTATCTAAAATAGCGCTTGGAGCGTTAATTTCTTGCATAGAATTAAACCCTGGTAAAGGTGCAGTTATTGCTAGGAGTGCAGGTTCATATGCACAATTATCTGCTAAAGAAGGAAAATACGCAACTGTTAAATTACCTTCAGGTGAAATTAGAAGGATTCTTGCTTCTTGTCTGGCAACTATAGGTTCTGTATCTAACTCAGAACATCAGCTTGTTAAATCAGGAAAAGCAGGAAGATCACGTCATTTAGGAAGGAGGCCTCGTGTAAGAGGCGTAGCAATGAATCCTGTGGATCACCCAATGGGTGGTGGAGAAGGTAAAGCTTCAGGTGGTCTTCCACGTAGTAGAAAGGGATTATACTCCAAAGGATTAAGAACCAGATCTATTCGATACCAAAAATATTTTACAAATAAAAAGTAA
- the rpsQ gene encoding 30S ribosomal protein S17, whose amino-acid sequence MKRNSRKERIGIVLKNRMNKTIIVYDEKRVPHTRYGKGIFKTKKYTVHDEENSANKNDIVRIMETRPLSKKKRWRLIKIEKKCYNKNLDLE is encoded by the coding sequence ATGAAAAGAAATTCTAGAAAAGAAAGAATAGGGATAGTTTTAAAAAATAGAATGAATAAGACTATCATAGTTTATGATGAGAAAAGGGTTCCCCATACCAGATATGGAAAAGGTATTTTTAAAACAAAAAAATACACTGTACATGATGAAGAAAATAGTGCTAATAAGAATGATATTGTCAGAATTATGGAAACTAGACCTCTTAGCAAAAAAAAACGTTGGAGATTAATAAAAATTGAGAAAAAATGTTACAACAAGAATCTAGACTTAGAGTAG
- the rplP gene encoding 50S ribosomal protein L16, with translation MLQPNKTKYNKKQKGRIKGKAIRGTQLSYGIYGIKALRLTLITSRQIEAARIAATRSMKREGKLIIRIFPDKPMTKKPQEVRMGKGKGSVEFWAAVVKPGRIIFEVDGVDRTTAKEALRLASHKLPLKTKFI, from the coding sequence ATGTTACAGCCTAACAAGACTAAATATAATAAAAAACAAAAAGGAAGGATAAAAGGAAAAGCAATTAGGGGAACTCAACTTTCATATGGAATTTATGGTATTAAAGCGTTGAGGTTAACTTTGATAACCTCACGTCAAATAGAAGCTGCACGAATCGCTGCTACTAGATCTATGAAAAGAGAAGGAAAGTTAATCATTCGTATTTTCCCTGATAAACCAATGACAAAAAAGCCCCAAGAAGTTAGAATGGGGAAGGGGAAGGGATCTGTAGAATTTTGGGCTGCAGTAGTTAAACCAGGTAGGATTATTTTCGAAGTTGATGGAGTTGATAGAACAACAGCTAAGGAAGCTCTTCGATTAGCCTCTCATAAATTACCTTTAAAAACTAAATTTATTTAA
- the rplD gene encoding 50S ribosomal protein L4 → MEVKVFDITGKETGRKVILQDQVFGINPNTHAISMEIKRYLSAQRQGTHKTKERSEVSGSTRKLHRQKGTGGSRKGDINNPLFRGGGRVFGPIPKKYLFKLNKSFKKLAKRSILSQRLKEGKLKVIENFLLKNPKTKLFLGILSLLNLRKKKVLMVYGKPNKNLFLSSRNLEKIKLATYNEVSSYDLLNASNILFMEDSLEEVHKNLMEV, encoded by the coding sequence ATGGAGGTTAAAGTTTTTGATATAACTGGAAAAGAAACAGGACGTAAAGTAATTTTGCAGGACCAGGTTTTTGGTATAAATCCTAATACTCATGCTATTAGCATGGAAATAAAGAGATATTTATCTGCACAACGTCAAGGTACTCATAAAACTAAAGAACGTAGTGAAGTTTCTGGAAGTACTAGGAAGTTACATCGTCAAAAAGGAACAGGAGGGTCTAGAAAAGGAGATATCAATAATCCTTTATTTAGAGGAGGAGGGAGAGTTTTTGGCCCTATTCCAAAGAAATACCTTTTTAAATTGAATAAATCATTTAAAAAATTGGCTAAACGTTCTATACTAAGTCAAAGATTGAAAGAAGGTAAATTAAAAGTAATAGAAAATTTTTTATTAAAAAATCCAAAAACTAAGCTATTTTTAGGGATATTGAGTTTACTCAATCTAAGGAAAAAAAAGGTTTTGATGGTTTATGGAAAACCAAATAAAAATTTATTTCTTTCTTCTAGAAATCTAGAAAAGATTAAATTAGCAACCTATAATGAGGTAAGCAGTTATGATCTGTTAAATGCTTCGAACATTTTATTCATGGAAGATTCACTTGAAGAAGTCCATAAAAATTTAATGGAAGTATGA
- the rpsN gene encoding 30S ribosomal protein S14, with the protein MAKESVKARQRKREKIVQKYAKKRKILKKSMNYEGLQRLPKNASPVRLCNRCSISGRKRGYMRDFGISRIKFRELASQGFIPGVRKASW; encoded by the coding sequence ATGGCAAAAGAATCTGTGAAAGCAAGACAAAGAAAAAGAGAAAAAATTGTGCAAAAGTATGCTAAAAAACGTAAAATATTAAAAAAATCTATGAATTATGAAGGATTGCAGCGGTTGCCAAAAAATGCTTCTCCTGTTCGATTATGTAATCGATGTAGTATTTCTGGTAGAAAAAGGGGGTATATGAGGGATTTTGGTATTTCTCGTATAAAATTTAGGGAATTAGCATCTCAGGGATTTATTCCTGGAGTTAGAAAGGCCAGTTGGTAA
- the rplN gene encoding 50S ribosomal protein L14 — translation MLQQESRLRVADNTGAKIALIIRVLGGSKKRYASIGDSIIVSVKEASTKGSVKEGQVSKAVIVRIKEKIRRSDGSYINFDDNACILLHASGEMRGTRVFGPVARELRKKEYMKIISLATEVF, via the coding sequence ATGTTACAACAAGAATCTAGACTTAGAGTAGCAGATAATACAGGAGCTAAGATTGCGTTAATTATTCGTGTATTAGGGGGAAGTAAAAAAAGATATGCCTCTATAGGAGATTCCATCATTGTTTCTGTGAAAGAAGCTTCTACTAAAGGAAGTGTAAAAGAAGGGCAGGTTTCTAAAGCTGTAATTGTTAGGATTAAAGAAAAAATACGAAGAAGTGATGGATCTTACATTAACTTCGATGATAATGCATGCATACTTTTACATGCTTCAGGCGAAATGCGAGGAACTCGCGTATTTGGACCAGTAGCTAGAGAATTAAGGAAAAAAGAATATATGAAAATTATTTCCCTAGCTACAGAAGTCTTTTGA
- the rpsH gene encoding 30S ribosomal protein S8, with product MNIDPISDYLTCIRNAYKAGHRIVSIPSSKMKKEITKILFYQGYISGYKFEDEIKPIRKIKIYLKYDRVTNNPIIKSLKRVSKSGLRKYCGADNLPRVLNGLGLAILSTSKGIMTNKEAKKINIGGEIICYIY from the coding sequence ATGAATATAGATCCTATATCTGATTATTTAACCTGCATAAGGAATGCATATAAAGCTGGACATAGGATAGTCTCTATTCCTTCATCCAAGATGAAGAAGGAAATAACTAAGATTTTATTTTATCAAGGATATATTTCTGGATATAAATTTGAAGATGAGATAAAACCTATAAGGAAGATAAAAATTTATCTTAAATATGACCGAGTTACAAACAACCCCATTATAAAGTCTCTAAAGAGAGTAAGTAAGTCTGGGTTGAGAAAATATTGCGGTGCTGATAATTTACCTCGTGTTTTGAATGGATTGGGTTTAGCTATCCTTTCGACTTCGAAAGGAATAATGACCAATAAAGAAGCCAAAAAAATAAACATAGGGGGGGAAATTATATGTTATATTTATTGA
- the rpsC gene encoding 30S ribosomal protein S3, with translation MGNKTNPISNRLGIISGWKSSWFGRYPERIQEDYKIRKHIEASLLKGIVSLIYIERRPKFLTVTIFTSRPSLVIGKGGEEVDKLRRELKVITKKKYIQVNIHEVKRPELDARLIAKNVASQIEKRVSFKKVIKQAVYAAMRISDENKENSVYGIKIQVSGRLNGAEIARTESCKEGKISLSTFRMDIDYATAEAHTTYGRIGIKVWINKGEVYGKREFSTIS, from the coding sequence ATGGGAAATAAAACAAATCCTATATCTAATAGATTAGGTATCATTTCTGGGTGGAAATCTAGTTGGTTTGGACGTTATCCAGAAAGAATACAAGAAGATTACAAAATAAGAAAACACATAGAAGCATCTTTATTAAAAGGAATCGTTTCCCTCATTTACATAGAGAGGCGCCCTAAATTCCTAACCGTTACTATTTTTACTTCTCGTCCTTCTTTAGTTATAGGAAAAGGTGGAGAGGAAGTGGATAAGTTAAGAAGAGAGTTAAAAGTCATTACAAAAAAAAAATATATTCAAGTTAATATCCATGAAGTTAAACGGCCTGAGTTAGATGCTCGTTTAATAGCTAAGAATGTTGCAAGTCAGATAGAGAAAAGAGTTTCGTTTAAGAAGGTAATTAAACAGGCCGTTTATGCCGCTATGCGAATTAGCGATGAGAATAAGGAGAATAGCGTGTATGGGATAAAAATTCAAGTTTCTGGACGTTTAAATGGAGCTGAAATTGCCCGTACTGAATCTTGCAAAGAGGGCAAAATTTCTCTTTCTACTTTCCGAATGGATATTGATTATGCTACAGCAGAAGCTCATACTACATATGGTAGAATAGGGATTAAAGTTTGGATAAATAAAGGGGAAGTTTATGGGAAAAGAGAATTTTCAACCATTAGCTAA
- the rplR gene encoding 50S ribosomal protein L18: MKKKSIKNIIRKIFGTAERPRISVFKSNKEIYAQIIDDMKGITLISASSREKCFTSLNGTKVFLAGEVGKGLGEKAKKFGLVKVVFDRNGYKYHGRIKSLAEGAREMGLDF; encoded by the coding sequence ATGAAAAAGAAAAGTATAAAAAATATAATTAGAAAGATTTTTGGAACTGCCGAAAGGCCAAGGATTTCTGTATTTAAAAGTAATAAAGAAATTTATGCTCAAATTATAGACGATATGAAAGGAATAACTTTGATATCTGCTTCTTCAAGGGAAAAATGTTTTACATCATTAAATGGAACAAAAGTCTTCTTAGCTGGAGAAGTTGGGAAAGGTTTAGGGGAAAAAGCTAAAAAGTTTGGACTTGTAAAAGTAGTTTTTGATAGAAACGGATATAAATATCACGGAAGGATAAAATCTCTAGCTGAAGGAGCTAGAGAAATGGGATTGGATTTTTGA
- the rplV gene encoding 50S ribosomal protein L22 — MGILNKKSSEKRKKKKIVYASLRSNPISPRKMRVMADLIRGVGIENALSILEFNKKKASYFLRKLLFSALANWKMKNKDISEEYLYVKEIKVDNSYFLKRLRPVPQGQGHQIRKRFNHVRVKIENRKYGK; from the coding sequence ATGGGCATTTTAAATAAAAAAAGTTCAGAAAAACGGAAGAAAAAAAAAATAGTATATGCTTCTTTGAGAAGTAATCCAATATCTCCTAGAAAAATGCGTGTTATGGCTGATCTTATTAGAGGTGTAGGAATAGAGAACGCTTTAAGCATTTTGGAATTCAATAAAAAAAAGGCCTCTTACTTTTTGAGGAAACTTTTGTTTTCAGCTTTAGCTAATTGGAAAATGAAAAACAAAGACATTAGCGAAGAATATTTGTACGTTAAAGAAATTAAAGTGGATAATTCTTACTTTTTGAAAAGACTGCGCCCTGTTCCTCAGGGACAAGGCCACCAAATAAGAAAAAGGTTTAACCACGTTAGAGTTAAAATAGAAAATAGAAAATATGGGAAATAA